In one Candidatus Bathyarchaeota archaeon genomic region, the following are encoded:
- the rnhB gene encoding ribonuclease HII produces MPLIAGVDDAGRGPVIGPLVIAGILIRDDRIPRLRALGLRDSKLLTPAQRQMLDREIKNVVDKYAYVDLNPDEIDRVVMARVKLRRLNLLEAQAMARVINELKPDVAYVDASDILEERFGKQIKELLPFNVTIISEHNADVKYPVVSAASILAKVRRDQYIAKLKETYGDIGSGYPHDEKTIRFLYNWVHQYGSLPDFVRKSWKTIRRLEAEIKGKQTRL; encoded by the coding sequence TTGCCCTTAATAGCTGGAGTTGACGATGCTGGCAGGGGTCCAGTAATCGGTCCTTTAGTCATTGCTGGTATATTAATCCGCGATGATCGAATACCACGTCTACGAGCGTTGGGGCTGAGGGACTCTAAGCTCTTAACCCCTGCTCAACGGCAAATGTTAGACAGGGAAATAAAAAATGTTGTAGATAAGTATGCCTACGTCGATTTGAATCCTGACGAAATTGACAGGGTTGTCATGGCACGGGTAAAGTTGCGTAGGTTGAATCTACTGGAAGCCCAAGCCATGGCCCGAGTTATTAATGAACTTAAACCAGATGTTGCTTATGTTGATGCCTCAGATATACTGGAGGAACGCTTTGGAAAACAGATTAAAGAGTTGTTACCATTTAACGTTACGATAATTTCTGAACATAATGCTGACGTTAAGTACCCCGTCGTCTCCGCGGCTTCTATTCTAGCTAAGGTTCGAAGGGACCAGTATATTGCGAAATTAAAAGAAACATATGGGGACATAGGGTCTGGTTATCCACATGATGAGAAAACCATACGGTTTCTCTATAATTGGGTACACCAGTACGGTTCACTTCCTGACTTCGTAAGGAAGTCTTGGAAGACCATAAGAAGGCTAGAAGCGGAGATTAAGGGGAAGCAGACGCGATTATAG
- a CDS encoding NTPase yields the protein MRRSNLNIFITGLPGIGKTTVILRAIQKLETMGFRVGGMISQEVREGGVRIGFELIDLTSNRRGWLAHVNQPIGPKVSRYRVNLKDLTEIGVAAICKAVEISDFVVIDEVGPMELYSDEFQAAVKLALESPKPLIGTIHLKARHPLVNYIRKKAEIYTVTFENREELPKLIVNKIAAILKPSNR from the coding sequence ATGAGGCGAAGCAATTTGAATATTTTCATAACCGGCTTACCAGGTATTGGTAAAACCACGGTCATCCTTCGAGCAATTCAAAAATTGGAAACCATGGGGTTCAGGGTTGGTGGCATGATTAGCCAAGAAGTACGAGAAGGTGGAGTAAGAATAGGTTTCGAATTAATCGATTTAACAAGTAACCGAAGAGGTTGGCTTGCACACGTAAACCAACCGATAGGGCCCAAAGTTAGTCGTTATAGGGTTAACCTTAAAGATCTAACTGAGATCGGTGTTGCAGCTATTTGCAAAGCGGTTGAAATATCGGATTTTGTGGTGATCGATGAAGTGGGTCCAATGGAACTTTACAGCGATGAATTTCAGGCAGCCGTCAAACTGGCCCTTGAAAGCCCTAAACCCCTAATTGGTACTATTCATTTGAAAGCACGTCATCCCTTAGTCAATTATATCCGAAAAAAAGCTGAAATTTACACCGTCACATTCGAAAATCGCGAAGAACTTCCAAAACTCATCGTCAATAAAATCGCAGCCATACTTAAACCAAGTAATCGTTAA
- a CDS encoding tRNA (guanine(10)-N(2))-dimethyltransferase: MKPKFKTKVVKEGKVAVLVPDVCFTLKNHETHVLSKAPVFYNPRMEFSRDVAVVALQTYQSIMGREITICEPFTGCGIRGIRYAKEVDGVSVTINDINSDAVKLARINVKKNSVENRVSTIGNADANTFLALYFAPKKRFDAIDIDPFGSPAPYIESAIMALRNGGLIALTATDMAPLCGIYPQACLRKYGGKPLRTEYCHELATRILLNSLGMAAARHEMGIHVLFSHSTDHYIRVYAEVKHGAKQADSTTQMIGYALHCFSCFHHEISMGITNFLKKKCSECGKALAVAGPLWAGKLADKEFCTKMGIELQKKQLKTKKKLTTLVNMVSNEVDAAPLYYVIDRVCDRFNLRVPPTAKITQELENRGYKVTLTHFHPKGIKTDAPALVFREVLSQSKVCESLDLKERSLNF, encoded by the coding sequence TTGAAACCGAAGTTCAAGACTAAAGTGGTTAAAGAAGGAAAGGTTGCGGTTCTAGTCCCAGACGTATGTTTTACTCTTAAGAATCACGAGACCCATGTATTATCTAAAGCACCAGTGTTTTATAACCCTCGCATGGAGTTTAGCCGCGATGTCGCAGTTGTCGCCTTACAGACATATCAATCGATCATGGGAAGAGAAATAACCATCTGCGAGCCCTTCACTGGTTGTGGCATCAGAGGCATCCGTTATGCCAAAGAAGTAGATGGAGTAAGCGTAACCATAAATGACATAAACTCTGATGCGGTAAAACTCGCAAGGATCAACGTCAAGAAGAACTCAGTTGAAAACAGAGTTTCCACCATTGGAAACGCGGATGCAAACACTTTTCTAGCCCTTTATTTTGCTCCAAAAAAGCGATTCGACGCAATTGATATTGATCCCTTTGGATCCCCAGCCCCATATATTGAGTCAGCCATTATGGCACTACGGAACGGAGGGTTAATAGCTCTAACCGCCACTGACATGGCACCTTTATGCGGCATATACCCGCAAGCATGCCTCAGAAAGTACGGGGGAAAACCGCTCAGAACAGAGTATTGCCACGAGTTGGCAACACGAATTTTGTTAAATTCCTTAGGAATGGCTGCTGCAAGACACGAAATGGGCATTCATGTACTGTTTAGTCATAGCACCGACCATTATATCAGAGTTTACGCCGAAGTTAAGCATGGAGCAAAACAAGCCGATAGCACGACTCAAATGATAGGATACGCCCTTCATTGCTTTTCATGCTTTCATCACGAGATCTCCATGGGAATAACCAATTTTTTAAAAAAGAAGTGTAGTGAGTGCGGTAAAGCTCTCGCAGTTGCTGGACCACTATGGGCTGGTAAGCTAGCTGATAAGGAATTTTGCACCAAAATGGGAATAGAACTTCAAAAGAAACAACTTAAGACTAAGAAAAAACTCACAACATTAGTGAACATGGTTTCAAATGAGGTTGATGCTGCTCCATTATACTATGTCATCGATCGAGTTTGCGACCGCTTCAATCTCAGAGTTCCCCCAACCGCTAAAATTACTCAAGAACTTGAAAACCGGGGCTACAAAGTAACCTTAACTCACTTTCATCCAAAGGGAATTAAGACAGATGCCCCCGCACTAGTTTTTAGGGAGGTACTTAGTCAAAGTAAGGTTTGTGAAAGCCTTGACCTAAAAGAAAGATCTCTGAACTTCTAG
- a CDS encoding 23S rRNA (uridine(2552)-2'-O)-methyltransferase, whose product MAKERGYRSRAAYKLLQVVKSYGFMRSGSIVVDLGAAPGGWMQASREVVGEQGFVLGVDIKPIAPFTWNNVVAIVGDITDPRILDEIRRKLPGKPDVVLSDVAPTVSGVWEVDHARQIELARASLNIASSLLRLNGSFFVKVFQGDLLSEFINEMKGFFTHVRIVKPKASKARSSEIFLLGQGFHKPYFD is encoded by the coding sequence TTGGCGAAAGAGAGGGGATACCGTAGCCGAGCGGCATATAAGCTCCTGCAAGTGGTTAAGAGCTATGGCTTCATGCGTTCAGGTTCAATTGTAGTGGATCTTGGAGCTGCACCAGGGGGATGGATGCAAGCTTCAAGGGAAGTTGTTGGTGAACAGGGTTTTGTTTTAGGAGTAGATATCAAACCTATAGCTCCGTTCACCTGGAATAACGTTGTTGCTATTGTCGGGGATATTACTGACCCCAGAATTCTAGATGAAATTCGAAGAAAGCTTCCTGGGAAACCAGATGTCGTCCTCTCGGATGTTGCCCCAACTGTTTCTGGGGTTTGGGAAGTTGACCATGCGAGGCAAATCGAACTCGCAAGGGCTTCCCTTAATATTGCATCTTCCCTTTTACGATTAAATGGTAGCTTTTTCGTAAAGGTTTTCCAAGGTGACCTTTTGAGTGAGTTCATTAACGAGATGAAGGGTTTTTTTACTCATGTAAGGATTGTGAAACCAAAGGCAAGTAAAGCTAGAAGTTCAGAGATCTTTCTTTTAGGTCAAGGCTTTCACAAACCTTACTTTGACTAA
- a CDS encoding Lrp/AsnC family transcriptional regulator, whose amino-acid sequence MPKRDDLEHRALQIIMVSGKQGILQCDLWRALGASSREGSRIALKLERKGLIRRDQELYDGRWTYRLYAKRQPASIDSILDVPCVACPDLNKCGVGGVPTPATCELINNWILKLLQAQPQSEN is encoded by the coding sequence ATGCCTAAAAGGGATGACCTTGAGCATCGTGCTCTGCAGATTATTATGGTTTCAGGTAAACAGGGCATTCTTCAATGTGATTTGTGGCGGGCGTTAGGTGCCAGCAGTCGTGAAGGCTCAAGGATCGCTCTGAAACTTGAGCGTAAGGGGTTAATTCGCCGTGACCAAGAACTCTATGATGGGAGGTGGACTTACCGGTTATATGCCAAAAGGCAGCCCGCTTCGATTGACTCAATTCTGGATGTTCCCTGTGTTGCATGCCCGGATTTGAACAAATGTGGGGTTGGCGGAGTTCCTACACCGGCAACTTGTGAACTAATCAACAATTGGATCCTTAAACTTCTACAGGCGCAACCTCAAAGTGAAAATTGA
- a CDS encoding bifunctional nuclease family protein, protein MNLRILKIDVFTVQASETLPFPDIGIACYLENGQTFIMTSIPPDIALEILRMMQLSKNTDPRKSISEFLACIPEVETVLKRAIKDIVIDYRDPKKGYYSATITLGNDEKQKQVKVIPSHAILISLISGVNIYVDDKLIQQRDSKPSYVA, encoded by the coding sequence TTGAACCTACGTATATTGAAAATTGATGTATTCACGGTACAAGCTTCTGAAACGCTTCCCTTTCCAGATATCGGAATTGCATGTTATCTAGAAAACGGGCAGACATTTATTATGACCTCAATTCCACCTGACATCGCATTAGAAATACTAAGGATGATGCAACTTTCAAAAAACACCGATCCCCGAAAAAGCATTTCCGAATTTCTCGCATGTATACCCGAGGTCGAAACAGTTCTAAAGAGGGCTATCAAAGACATTGTTATCGACTATCGTGATCCCAAGAAAGGATACTATTCTGCAACCATAACCCTTGGAAACGATGAAAAACAAAAACAGGTTAAAGTTATTCCCTCACATGCAATTTTGATCTCACTTATCTCAGGAGTTAACATTTACGTAGATGATAAATTAATCCAGCAAAGAGACTCTAAGCCCTCATATGTAGCTTAG
- a CDS encoding CoA-binding protein, translated as MLENVIEKLKPFFQPKSVAIIGASRNPTKSGYVVLENFVKFGYEGRVYPINPEADEILGVKAYPNVKDVPDEIDLAVIVLSAPAVPQVMRDCAEKHVKCAVIISGGFGEVGEEGMKREREVKEIIQKSGIRVIGPNCMGVVDTSTMVNTMFLPAKHFSKPERGNIGFISQSGAFGLTMIDYLASEGIGISKFASYGNKIDVSESELLEYFSQDPETKVILMYVEAIDNGQKFIEVAKKVTKLKPVVALKAGRTAAGSKAVISHTGALSGAYTIYKGAFSQAGIIHADNVQELVDIGKAFSYQPYAKGNRIAIITGGGGYGVIASDSCETLGLQVANLEDKTIENMRMSFPPHYVVKNPVDLTGDASEGDYKTALALTLEDKNVDGVIMIILFQVPRLEETIVDAISETTSRLHDKPVIVSSIGGEYTKKMVRKLEARKIPVYPTPERAVRAMAALVEYGTYVSKT; from the coding sequence GTGCTGGAAAATGTAATAGAAAAATTGAAACCGTTTTTTCAGCCTAAATCTGTTGCGATTATTGGAGCTTCGAGGAACCCGACTAAATCAGGTTACGTGGTTCTTGAGAACTTTGTTAAATTTGGCTACGAAGGTCGGGTTTACCCTATAAACCCTGAAGCAGATGAGATACTTGGAGTTAAAGCTTATCCGAATGTTAAAGATGTCCCAGATGAAATAGACCTCGCTGTCATCGTTCTTTCAGCCCCAGCCGTGCCTCAAGTAATGCGTGACTGCGCTGAAAAACACGTTAAATGCGCCGTAATCATTTCGGGAGGCTTTGGCGAAGTAGGGGAGGAAGGGATGAAAAGGGAGAGGGAAGTTAAGGAGATTATACAGAAAAGTGGAATTAGGGTCATCGGCCCTAACTGTATGGGTGTCGTAGATACATCGACCATGGTTAATACTATGTTTCTCCCAGCAAAGCACTTTTCGAAGCCCGAAAGAGGTAACATCGGCTTTATCTCCCAAAGCGGCGCATTTGGACTAACGATGATTGACTATCTTGCAAGCGAGGGCATTGGAATTAGCAAATTTGCAAGCTATGGTAATAAAATTGACGTTAGTGAAAGCGAGCTTCTTGAGTACTTTTCCCAAGACCCCGAAACTAAGGTTATTCTAATGTATGTGGAAGCAATTGACAATGGACAGAAGTTTATTGAAGTAGCTAAAAAAGTAACGAAACTCAAGCCAGTCGTCGCCTTGAAGGCTGGACGAACCGCTGCTGGCTCGAAGGCGGTAATCTCCCATACCGGGGCGCTATCCGGAGCTTACACCATTTATAAAGGAGCATTCTCACAGGCTGGAATTATCCATGCGGACAATGTACAGGAATTGGTGGATATCGGTAAGGCTTTCTCGTATCAACCCTACGCGAAAGGTAACAGAATAGCGATAATAACTGGAGGCGGTGGGTACGGGGTAATAGCTAGCGATTCATGTGAAACTCTGGGTTTACAGGTTGCCAATCTTGAGGACAAAACCATAGAAAATATGCGTATGAGTTTTCCTCCGCACTATGTCGTTAAAAATCCAGTGGACCTTACAGGTGATGCGAGTGAGGGGGACTATAAAACTGCCCTTGCTTTGACCCTTGAAGACAAAAATGTTGATGGAGTCATTATGATCATTCTCTTTCAGGTACCACGCTTGGAAGAAACAATCGTTGACGCTATCTCAGAAACCACCAGTCGATTACACGATAAGCCTGTAATAGTAAGTTCGATTGGCGGAGAATATACAAAAAAGATGGTTAGAAAACTTGAAGCTAGAAAAATTCCAGTTTATCCTACGCCGGAAAGGGCTGTCAGAGCGATGGCTGCTCTAGTTGAATATGGTACGTATGTGAGCAAAACATAA
- a CDS encoding Lrp/AsnC ligand binding domain-containing protein yields the protein MAHAFIFINTEPGSETEVLRQIRQKPEVKEAYMVQGIYDLIAKVETDSKTRLRETADKIRGLNHVRSLLVLMTVHSDSAQTIEIRQKSDKTAQHPSS from the coding sequence ATGGCTCATGCTTTTATTTTTATAAACACTGAACCTGGCAGTGAAACCGAGGTTCTGCGACAAATACGGCAGAAGCCTGAAGTAAAAGAAGCCTATATGGTTCAAGGAATCTACGACCTTATCGCAAAGGTTGAGACCGACTCTAAAACTCGGCTACGGGAAACCGCTGACAAAATTAGAGGACTAAACCATGTTCGTTCGCTTCTTGTATTAATGACAGTTCATTCAGATTCGGCGCAAACCATAGAAATTCGTCAAAAAAGTGACAAAACAGCCCAGCATCCAAGTTCTTAG